In the genome of Sphingopyxis sp. YF1, the window CGCGGCCGCGTCTTCGCGCTCGGTCAGGGCGGCCGCATGGCGAGCTACGAACTCGTCACCGGCCAGCGTATCTGGGAAATCTCGATCGCGGGCATTTCGACCCCCTATGTGGTCGGCGAATGGGTCTATGCGATGACCGACGACGGCAAGCTTTTGTGCGTCGCGCGCGCGACGGGCAAGGTGCGCTGGCTCCAGCAGCTTGCGCGCTACCGCGTCGAGACCGAGAAGAAGAAGAAGGACCCGATCCGCTGGACGGGGCCGATCCTCGCCGGCGGGCGGCTGATCGCCGTCAACAGCGAGGGCCAGCTCGTCGAATTCTCGCCGACCGACGGATCGACGCTCGCGACGACCGAATTCAAGACGCCGCTCTCGCAGCCGCCGATCGTCGCGAACAACGTCCTGTACATCCTCGCGGACGACGGACGCATCACCGCCTGGCGGTAACCGGGGGCGCGGCCGCTCCGGCTGCGCGGACAGATAGGATGAAACCATGGCGCGATCCGCAACGATCGCCATTGTCGGCCGGCCCAATGTCGGCAAGTCGACGCTGTTCAACCGGCTCGTCGGCAAGCGCCTTGCGCTTGTCGACGACCAGCCGGGGGTGACGCGCGACCGGCGCGAGGGCGACGCCGAACTGCTGGGTCTGAAATTCACGATCGTCGACACCGCGGGGTTCGAGGATTACGACGCCGCGACGCTGCCGGGCCGGATGCGCGTCCAGACCGAGAAAGCGGTGCGCGAAGCCGATGCCGCGCTGTTCATGATCGATGGTCGCGCCGGGGTGACCCCGCTCGACGAGGAAATCGCGCGCTGGCTGCGCAGCGAGGACACGCCGATCATCCTGCTGGTCAACAAGGCCGAGGGCAAGCAGGGCGAGAATGGCCTGATGGAAAGCTATTCGCTCGGCTTCGACAATCCGATCGCATTGAGCGCCGAGCATGGCGAGGGCGTCGTCGATCTGTTCGACGCGCTGCGACCGATCGTCGAGGCCTATGACGCGGCCGAAGCCGAAGCATTGCCGGCCATCGGGGACGACGAGGATGAGGATGCGCCCCTCGGCCCGATGAAGCTCGCGATCGTCGGACGCCCGAATGCGGGCAAGTCGACGCTGATCAACCGCATGATCGGCGAGGATCGCCTGATCACCGGGCCCGAAGCCGGGATCACGCGCGATTCGATCCGCGTCGACTGGCAGTGGGAAAAGGACGGCGAGGTCCACGAGATCCAGCTGTTCGACACCGCGGGCATGCGCAAGCGCGCCAAGGTGGTCGACAAGCTCGAAAAACTGTCCGTCGCCGACGCGCTCCACGCGGTCGATTTCGCCGAGGTCGTCGTGCTGCTGCTCGACGCGACCAAGGGGCTCGAGGCGCAGGATCTGCGCATCGCCGACAAGGTGCTTCAGGAAGGGCGTGCGCTGATCGTCGCGCTCAACAAATGGGATATCGCCGAGGACCCCTCGGCGCTGTTCAACGGGGTGCGCACCGCGCTCGACGACGGTCTCTCGCAGGTCAAGGGCGTGCCCGTGCTCAGCATCTCGGGCGCGACCGGCAAGGGGATCGACACGCTGGTGCGCGTCGCGTTCGAACAGCGCGAGATCTGGACCAATCGCGTCTCGACCGCGCGGCTCAACCGCTGGTTCGAGGGCGCGGTGACCGCGAACCCGCCGCCGGCGCCGGGGGGCAAGCGGATCAAGCTGCGCTACATCACCCAGGCGCGCACGCGGCCGCCGACCTTTGTCGTCTTCGGCACGCGCACCGACGCGCTGCCGGGCAGCTACGAACGTTATCTGGTCAACGGCATGCGCAAGGAACTGGGGTTCCAGGGCGTGCCGGTGCGGCTCAATTTCCGCAATTCGCGCAATCCCTATGACGAGTGACGCGGCGTGACGCATGCGGAGGCGGTGACCGTCGACGCGCGCGGCATGCGTTGCCCCTGGCCGGCGCTGCGGCTCGCGCGGGCGATGCGCGATGCCGACGCCGCGATCCTGCTTGCCGACGATCCGCGGGCGGGACGCGAGGCCGCGGCGCTCGCCGCCGAACATGGCTGGACGATCGCCGCCGAGGGCGAGGCGCGCTGGCGGGTTTGCCGCGGCTGATCATTCCGGGGACGGATATGATATGACCCCGATCCGTAACCGCTTTTTTACCGACTTCGCGGCATGACAGCATCGGGACCAAAGACCGAATTGCTGCCAAGGGACAAACGAGTGGACGATATCCTGGTCGATTGGGATGAATTCCGCGCGACGCGCACCCAGCTCGGCGCCGCTTTTGTGCGGATATTGGGCTATTTTCGCGAGGACGGCACCAAATCGGTCGCCGCGATCGAGGACGCAATGCGCGCGCGCGACGCGCGCGGACTCGTCATGCCCGCGCACACGCTGAAGGGCGAATCGCGCCAGTTCGGTGCCGAGAGGCTCGCCGAACTCGCCGAGGATATCGAAATGTTCGCGCGTCACTGCGTCGAGGCGCAGGTCAGCCCCGAAGAATATCTGCCGCGCGTGGTCGAATTGCGCCCCCTGTTCGAACAGACGCTCGCCGCGCTCGAGCGCGAGGCCAATCCGCTCGTCCAGCGCCGCGCCCCGGGTTTCGGCCGCGCCGTCGGTTACTGAGGCACGGCGACCTTCCGCATCGGTTGCAGCGCGCCGCGCGAGAGGCTGCGCCATAGCCATTCGAGCGGGCCGTAGTGAAAGCGGTCGAGCCACGGTTTCGACCAGAGCAGCATCGCCGCCCACATGCCGATGCAGAAGAGGTAGAGCGCGACCCGCGGCACCGCGCCATAGAGCCCCAGTCCATAGCCATAGAAGATCGTCGTCATCACGATCGAGGTGGTGAGATAATTGGTGAAGGCCATGCGCCCCGCGGCCGCGAGGCGCGCGCGCGCGCCAGGTGAAGCCACGGTCCCGATCAGCAGCATGATCAGCGCCGCCCAGCCGATCGCCATGACCACGTCGAAGGGCACCGACAGCGCGATCGTCGATCCGAAGACCGATGTGCCGCTGAACCCCGAGCGGTACTGATAGGCGGCGAGTGCGACGAGCGGCGGCACGGCGATGGCGAAGGACCCCATCGCCCAGTGGCGATAGCGTGCGGCGTCCCATTCGCCGGTCAGCATGCGCGTCTTGAACAGCGCCATGCCGAACAGCATCAGGCCGATCGTTTCCCAGCCGAACAGCCCGAGCGACACGAAGGGAAAGGCCCCCATCTCGCCGGTCCGGTGCGCCACCAGCTGTGCATAGCTGCCGAGGTGGAGCGTGAGGTCGGTTGCATAGGCGGGGGTCGACGGTCCCATGTCGCGATTGATCTGCGCCAGCCCCTCCTGCATCGCCGCATTCGCCGCGGGCGACATGCGCCCCGCCTCGGCGAGCGCCATCGCAGCCCAGCCCGAACCGAAGAGCAATATGTCGATCGCGAGGAAGGCGACGGCCCATGCGACGAGCGCCCGGACCGACAGGCTCCGGAACAGGAAGAGCAGCAGCCCGCACATCGCGTAGAGGAACAGGATGTCGCCGAACCAGATCAGGTAGAAATGGGCGAGTCCGAAGAGCGCGAGCCAGAACATGCGTGCATAATGCGCGCCCGCCGCGCTGCGTCCGCGCGCCGTCGCGCCCTCGATCACGAGCAGCGTGCTCGCGCCGAACAGGATCGAAAAGAGCCCGCGCATCTTGGCATCGATGAAGACGAAACTGACGAACCATGCCGCGATGTCGGCGCCGCCCGGCGGTCCGGCCGCGGCCGGGTTCGAATAGGCGGGGAAGGGCAGGCCGAAGGCGAGAATATTCATCGCCAATATGCCCATCACCGCGACGCCGCGGATCGCGTCGAGGCTTTCGTAGCGCGCGGTCGTCGCTGTGGTCGCGGTCAAGCCTGCCTCTCCTGCTGCCACCGCGACCTAACGGGTACCGCGCCGTCGCGTCCAGCGGTTTCGCCCCTCCGGGCATCTATTGACATTTGTGTCAGTAATGCTTAGCTGATCATCGTCCACCGATTCTCAGCGAGACCGACATGGCCCCCACGCTCTTTTCCCACCCCGACCGCCAGCCGCAGAAATTCCGCCCGCTGAAGGCGCTGTCGCATTTCCGCAAGCTGATCAAGGACAAGGAAGACACCGAACAGGTGTTCCACATCTTCGAGGCACTGCCGCGCAAAAGCTTCATGGACGATGCGCGCGCCTTCGTCGAAAGCGACCTCGGCCGGCGGCTGATGGTCAGTGAACCCTATCTGCCCGACCTGCTCGACGATCATGAGTGGATCGGCACGCTGCCCGCAGGCAGCGTGGGCGACGCCTATGTCACCTTCATGCGCCGCGAAGGCCTGTCGGCAGCGGGCCTCGTCGCCGAGAGCGACAAGATGGGGCGTCCGCAATATGACGATCAGGTGCAATGGTTTGCGAACCGCCTGCGCGACACGCACGACCTGTTCCACATTCTGACCGGCTATGGCCGCGACGCGCTGGGTGAACAGTGCGTGCTCGGCTTTACCTATGGCCAGACGGGAAACTACGGCAATGCCTTCATCGCCTATGCCGGCGGTTACGAACTCAAGCGCCGCGTCAAGGGCGACGCGCCGGTGATGGGAGCGATCCGTCAGGGCCAGCGTCACGGCAAGGCGGCAAAGGCGATCATCGAGCAGGATATCCGTTCGCTGCTCGCCGAACCGCTCGAGGCCGCGCGAGCGCGGCTCGGCATCGGCAAGCCGACGTTGTACGAGGAAGCGCACCGCGCGTACCGCAGCCGCGGCATCGACCCGTATAATTTCCTTGCGGCGAAGGCCGTCGCGGCTTGACCCAATAATTCCTCCCTGTCGCGGAGCGATGGGGAGGTGGCAGCCCGAAGGGCTGACGGAGGGGCAATGACGCGACGTCGCTGGCCCCTCCACCATCCGCTTCGCGGACGGTCCCCCTCCCCATGGCTTCGCCACAGGGAGGATTTCTTAGCGCAGCTCTTTCCGGATCATCAGCTTCAGCCCCGACCAGATCGCATCGACGGCGCAGACCTTCACATCGACCCAGCCCATCGGCAGGCAGAGCGCGCGGATGACGTCCTCGGTGATGTCGGTCGGGACCTTCGACGCCTTCTTGGGCCAACTCACCCAGACGAACCCCGCGGGGACGATCAGCGTGCGGAGGTCGGTCAGCAGGTGTTCGAGTTCGGCGCGTTCGGTGATGAAGATGTGCGCGGCCTGCAGCCCCGCTTCGGGCGCGGCGCGCTCGTCGAGTGCAACGCCGCCGATGTCTTCGCGCACGCTGGTCGGCATGGCGTGGAACCACACCGACAGGCCGTCCTTGAGCGACAGCTTCTTCGCGAGCGGTGTGCCCGAGTAACCCGCGGTCATAGCCGCGCGATCAGCGCCTGCGCCGCGGCGGGATTGCGGACCTTCGCGCCCGCAATGAAGAAGAGAAAGACGTCGCGGCCGCCTTTGGCCCAATCCTTGGCCTGCCTGGCCCATTGGTCGAGCGCCGCGGCGTCATAGCCGGTTTCGACATCCTCCCGACTGCGTTGCAACCGGGCGTAGGTGAAATCGGCCGTCTGTTC includes:
- a CDS encoding DUF3052 domain-containing protein, coding for MTAGYSGTPLAKKLSLKDGLSVWFHAMPTSVREDIGGVALDERAAPEAGLQAAHIFITERAELEHLLTDLRTLIVPAGFVWVSWPKKASKVPTDITEDVIRALCLPMGWVDVKVCAVDAIWSGLKLMIRKELR
- a CDS encoding sulfurtransferase TusA family protein is translated as MTHAEAVTVDARGMRCPWPALRLARAMRDADAAILLADDPRAGREAAALAAEHGWTIAAEGEARWRVCRG
- a CDS encoding Coq4 family protein, with the translated sequence MAPTLFSHPDRQPQKFRPLKALSHFRKLIKDKEDTEQVFHIFEALPRKSFMDDARAFVESDLGRRLMVSEPYLPDLLDDHEWIGTLPAGSVGDAYVTFMRREGLSAAGLVAESDKMGRPQYDDQVQWFANRLRDTHDLFHILTGYGRDALGEQCVLGFTYGQTGNYGNAFIAYAGGYELKRRVKGDAPVMGAIRQGQRHGKAAKAIIEQDIRSLLAEPLEAARARLGIGKPTLYEEAHRAYRSRGIDPYNFLAAKAVAA
- a CDS encoding Hpt domain-containing protein, coding for MTASGPKTELLPRDKRVDDILVDWDEFRATRTQLGAAFVRILGYFREDGTKSVAAIEDAMRARDARGLVMPAHTLKGESRQFGAERLAELAEDIEMFARHCVEAQVSPEEYLPRVVELRPLFEQTLAALEREANPLVQRRAPGFGRAVGY
- a CDS encoding DUF418 domain-containing protein, whose protein sequence is MTATTATTARYESLDAIRGVAVMGILAMNILAFGLPFPAYSNPAAAGPPGGADIAAWFVSFVFIDAKMRGLFSILFGASTLLVIEGATARGRSAAGAHYARMFWLALFGLAHFYLIWFGDILFLYAMCGLLLFLFRSLSVRALVAWAVAFLAIDILLFGSGWAAMALAEAGRMSPAANAAMQEGLAQINRDMGPSTPAYATDLTLHLGSYAQLVAHRTGEMGAFPFVSLGLFGWETIGLMLFGMALFKTRMLTGEWDAARYRHWAMGSFAIAVPPLVALAAYQYRSGFSGTSVFGSTIALSVPFDVVMAIGWAALIMLLIGTVASPGARARLAAAGRMAFTNYLTTSIVMTTIFYGYGLGLYGAVPRVALYLFCIGMWAAMLLWSKPWLDRFHYGPLEWLWRSLSRGALQPMRKVAVPQ
- the der gene encoding ribosome biogenesis GTPase Der codes for the protein MARSATIAIVGRPNVGKSTLFNRLVGKRLALVDDQPGVTRDRREGDAELLGLKFTIVDTAGFEDYDAATLPGRMRVQTEKAVREADAALFMIDGRAGVTPLDEEIARWLRSEDTPIILLVNKAEGKQGENGLMESYSLGFDNPIALSAEHGEGVVDLFDALRPIVEAYDAAEAEALPAIGDDEDEDAPLGPMKLAIVGRPNAGKSTLINRMIGEDRLITGPEAGITRDSIRVDWQWEKDGEVHEIQLFDTAGMRKRAKVVDKLEKLSVADALHAVDFAEVVVLLLDATKGLEAQDLRIADKVLQEGRALIVALNKWDIAEDPSALFNGVRTALDDGLSQVKGVPVLSISGATGKGIDTLVRVAFEQREIWTNRVSTARLNRWFEGAVTANPPPAPGGKRIKLRYITQARTRPPTFVVFGTRTDALPGSYERYLVNGMRKELGFQGVPVRLNFRNSRNPYDE